One window of the Rosa rugosa chromosome 3, drRosRugo1.1, whole genome shotgun sequence genome contains the following:
- the LOC133736808 gene encoding probable zinc metallopeptidase EGY3, chloroplastic, which translates to MASVSITSPSSIPSWSPKNKNTKTPFAKRTHYLSFASSPKPISRKHPITFSMKDDQSSSSAVVVSDKPSDDSDTQKSAEEEGEKGEEDEEKEKQQEMDWKTDEEFKSFMGNPSIEAAIKLEKKRADRKLKDLDRESSDNPIVGLLNRVIRDSLTREKERLEKAEETFKAIDLNKLKSCFGFDSFFPTDVRRFGDGGIFIGNLRRPIEEVMPKLEKKLSEAAGREVVLWFMEEKTNDITKQVCMVQPKAEIDLQFESTNLSTPWGYVSAVALCVATFGTIALMSGFFLKPGATFDDYLADVVPLFSGFISILGVSEIATRVTAARYGVKLSPSFLVPSNWTGCIGVMNNYESLLPNKKALFDIPVARTASAYITSLVLAVAAFVVDGSFNGGDNALYIRPQFFYNNPLLSFIQFVIGPYADDLGNVLPNAVEGVGVPVDPLAFAGLLGMVVTSLNLLPCGRLEGGRIAQAMFGRSTATLLSFATSLLLGIGGLSGSVLCLAWGLFATFFRGGEEVPAKDEITPLGDDRFAWGCVLGLICFLTLFPNGGGTFSSSFFNGPFFRGDL; encoded by the exons ATGGCTTCTGTTTCCATCACTTCACCTTCCAGCATACCTTCATGGTCTCCCAAGAACAAGAACACCAAAACCCCATTTGCTAAAAGGACCCATTACTTGTCTTTTGCTTCATCTCCCAAACCCATTTCAAGAAAACACCCCATTACATTTTCCATGAAAGATgaccaatcttcttcttcagctgtTGTAGTTTCTGATAAGCCAAGTGATGACAGTGATACCCAAAAGAgtgcagaagaagaaggtgaaaagggtgaagaggatgaggagaaagagaagcagcAAGAAATGGATTGGAAGACAGATGAGGAGTTCAAGAGTTTCATGGGGAACCCCTCTATTGAAGCTGCAATAAAGTTGGAGAAGAAGAGGGCAGATAGGAAGCTCAAGGATCTTGATAGGGAAAGTAGTGATAACCCAATTGTAGGGCTCCTTAATAGAGTTATAAGAGATAGTTTGACTAGAGAGAAGGAGAGGTTGGAGAAAGCTGAAGAGACCTTCAAGGCTATTGACCTTAACAAG TTGAAGAgttgttttggatttgattcGTTTTTTCCAACTGATGTTCGGAGATTTGGAGATGGAGGCATATTTATTGGAAATTTGAGGAGACCAATTGAAGAGGTGatgcccaaattagagaaaAAACTGTCTGAAGCGGCAGGAAGGGAGGTTGTTTTATGGTTCATGGAGGAAAAAACAAATGACATCACAAAACAG GTCTGTATGGTGCAACCTAAAGCAGAAATAGATCTCCAATTTGAGTCTACCAATCTGAGCACTCCTTGGGGTTATGTTAGTGCAGTAGCATTGTGTGTTGCTACTTTTGGGACAATAGCTCTGATGAGTGGCTTCTTCCTTAAACCTGGTGCTACCTTTGATGACTACCTAGCTGATGTTGTGCCTCTCTTCAGTGGCTTCATATCCATTTTGGGAGTTTCTGAG ATAGCCACTAGAGTAACAGCAGCTCGGTATGGTGTAAAACTCAGCCCATCTTTTCTTGTGCCATCCAATTGGACAGGGTGTATAGGAGTGATGAATAACTATGAATCACTGCTTCCAAATAAGAAAGCTCTCTTTGATATTCCAGTGGCTCGCACAGCTAGTGCATATATTACATCTCTGGTGCTTGCAGTTGCTGCGTTTGTGGTCGATGGCAGCTTTAATGGGGGTGACAATGCATT GTATATAAGGCCCCAGTTTTTCTACAACAATCCACTGCTTTCGTTTATCCAATTCGTTATTGGTCCTTATGCCGATGATCTTGGGAATGTGCTACCCAATGCAGTGGAAGGTGTTGGAGTTCCTGTTGATCCCCTTGCTTTTGCTGGACTTCTAG GAATGGTGGTGACTTCTCTGAACTTGTTGCCTTGTGGAAGACTCGAAGGAGGGCGGATTGCACAGGCTATGTTTGGGAGAAGCACGGCTACTCTGCTATCCTTTGCCACCTCACTTTTACTTGGTATCGGTGGCCTGAGTGGAAGTGTCCTTTGCTTGGCATGGGGGTTATTTGCAACCTTCTTCCGAGGTGGAGAAGAAGTACCTGCAAAAGATGAGATCACTCCCTTAGGAGATGACAGATTTGCTTGGGGCTGTGTCCTTGGCCTCATCTGTTTCCTCACTCTTTTCCCCAATGGCGGAGGAACATTCTCCAGCTCATTTTTCAATGGACCATTCTTCAGGGGAGATCTGTAA